In Flavobacteriales bacterium, one genomic interval encodes:
- a CDS encoding HAMP domain-containing histidine kinase encodes MNKRWVIGLLVVISVALAGLMAIQVKWMHDTLVLRETQFAMGVNNALRSVSDRLERLDRMHELGQHEAGRRLILRLDTLRELDDDEVKVDLSAANKEPFLHEQAERGSGLEYALENEQFGTETIANGSYRSGEEELVADLVRTIMAKEQRRNIHERLSPIILDSLLGQELHANDIDVEWARAVYSVENELVLLPENPEVSSNTLLNTPYKERLFRHDISGPAFYLHVAIPDQGRTIYKSILPLIISSALFIGVLMMSFFYSIRTILRQKRLNDIRNDLVNNLTHELKTPISTIGLACEALTDPSMPKTDQQVRTFVTMIRDENKRLGSLVENVLQSAVMDGGLMVLKLVDLDIHELLKDVIHSSNIQVSRRNGRMELDLQAEIHHVQGDRIHLTNLFYNLIDNAVKYTEKEPRLRISSRSNDVGITLSVSDNGIGIASGEQKKIFDRLYRVPTGNLHNAKGFGLGLSYVRTVVLRHNGTINVESTPGTGSTFRIFLPFEHVRKDQASVGRR; translated from the coding sequence GTGAATAAACGGTGGGTCATAGGGTTGTTGGTTGTGATCAGCGTTGCACTGGCAGGGTTAATGGCGATCCAAGTGAAGTGGATGCACGACACCTTGGTATTGCGAGAGACCCAATTCGCCATGGGAGTGAACAACGCGCTGCGTTCAGTAAGCGATCGTTTGGAACGCTTGGACCGCATGCACGAACTGGGTCAACATGAAGCTGGCAGAAGGTTGATATTGCGATTGGATACACTGCGGGAACTGGATGATGATGAAGTGAAGGTGGACCTTTCCGCAGCGAACAAGGAGCCGTTCTTACACGAACAGGCTGAACGAGGGTCGGGACTGGAATACGCGTTGGAGAATGAGCAGTTCGGGACGGAAACGATCGCGAATGGATCGTACCGCTCGGGAGAGGAAGAACTGGTTGCCGATCTTGTGCGCACCATTATGGCCAAGGAGCAACGGCGCAATATCCATGAACGTTTGTCGCCCATCATTCTGGACTCGCTCTTAGGTCAGGAATTACATGCGAATGATATCGATGTTGAATGGGCTCGGGCAGTTTATTCGGTGGAGAATGAACTCGTACTGCTCCCAGAGAACCCTGAGGTTTCCTCGAATACACTGCTGAACACACCGTACAAGGAACGATTATTCAGACATGATATAAGCGGCCCTGCATTCTACTTGCACGTCGCCATTCCCGATCAGGGGCGTACGATCTATAAGAGTATTCTACCCTTGATCATTAGTTCGGCGTTGTTCATTGGTGTATTGATGATGTCTTTTTTTTATAGCATCCGAACGATCCTGCGCCAGAAGCGCCTCAACGATATTCGCAACGATCTGGTGAACAACCTGACCCATGAATTGAAGACACCGATCAGTACGATCGGTCTTGCGTGCGAAGCGCTAACGGACCCCAGTATGCCAAAAACGGATCAACAAGTACGCACGTTCGTGACCATGATCAGGGATGAGAACAAGCGGTTGGGATCCTTGGTCGAGAATGTCCTACAGAGCGCTGTGATGGATGGCGGCCTAATGGTGCTGAAGTTGGTGGATCTGGACATCCATGAACTGTTGAAGGATGTGATCCACAGCAGTAACATCCAAGTATCACGTAGGAATGGTCGTATGGAGCTCGACCTGCAAGCGGAGATCCATCATGTACAAGGAGACCGCATCCACCTTACCAACCTGTTCTACAACTTGATCGACAATGCCGTGAAATACACTGAAAAGGAACCGCGATTGCGGATCTCCTCTCGCAGCAACGATGTGGGCATAACACTAAGTGTTTCCGATAATGGGATCGGCATTGCGTCCGGCGAACAGAAGAAAATATTCGATCGGTTGTACCGTGTACCTACCGGAAATCTCCACAATGCGAAAGGCTTCGGGCTTGGCCTGAGCTACGTCCGTACCGTGGTCTTGCGCCACAACGGAACCATCAACGTGGAAAGCACTCCCGGAACGGGTAGTACCTTCCGCATCTTTCTACCCTTTGAACATGTCCGAAAAGATCAAGCTTCTGTTGGTCGAAGATGA
- a CDS encoding aldehyde dehydrogenase, with amino-acid sequence MEQLLNLINGELRPALGGTTIDVYAPATGRVIAQAPDSDERDVQAAVDAATKAFPVWNGMGVEGRSNALLRLADAIEQDMDGFVADESRDNGKPLSLARRVDIPRAVANLRFFATAVLHFNSEAHMMDAIAVNYTDRQPIGVVGCISPWNLPLYLFTWKIAPALAAGNCVVAKPSEITPITAYRMSKLCKAAGIPDGVLNIVHGIGPKVGAAITAHPAITAISFTGGTRTGAEIARVAAPMFKKLSLELGGKNAVLIFNDCDFEEMMKTTVRSSFTNQGQICLCGSRILVQRGIYDRFRDEFVKRVTALKVGDPADAKSDLGAVVSQPHMEKVLEHIRIAKEEGGTILCGGERIVLEGELKNGWYIAPTVIEGLGPQCRTNQEEIFGPVVTIQPFDSDADAVAMANSTPYGLASVVWTQDVKRSHRVARNINAGIVWVNCWMIRDLRTPFGGTKQSGVGREGGVDALRFFTEAKNVCIRL; translated from the coding sequence ATGGAACAACTCTTGAATTTGATCAATGGCGAATTGCGCCCAGCACTGGGTGGTACGACCATAGATGTTTACGCACCCGCGACCGGTAGAGTGATCGCGCAAGCTCCAGATAGTGACGAGCGCGATGTGCAAGCGGCCGTTGATGCTGCTACGAAAGCTTTTCCGGTTTGGAACGGAATGGGGGTCGAAGGTCGATCGAATGCATTGTTGCGTCTTGCGGATGCGATCGAGCAGGATATGGATGGGTTCGTTGCGGATGAATCGCGTGACAATGGTAAACCCCTATCATTGGCACGTCGTGTTGATATACCAAGAGCCGTGGCCAACTTACGATTCTTTGCAACGGCCGTGCTGCACTTCAACAGTGAAGCACACATGATGGATGCTATCGCTGTGAACTATACCGATCGCCAACCGATCGGCGTGGTGGGCTGTATAAGTCCATGGAACTTGCCGCTATACTTGTTCACATGGAAGATCGCACCGGCGTTGGCAGCTGGCAATTGTGTGGTAGCGAAACCTTCTGAAATTACACCCATCACCGCGTACCGCATGAGCAAGTTGTGCAAAGCGGCCGGTATTCCTGATGGCGTGCTGAACATCGTTCATGGTATTGGACCAAAGGTTGGCGCCGCTATTACTGCGCACCCAGCCATTACGGCCATCTCCTTTACAGGTGGAACAAGAACGGGTGCTGAGATCGCACGTGTAGCTGCTCCGATGTTCAAGAAGCTAAGCTTGGAGCTTGGTGGGAAGAACGCTGTATTGATCTTCAATGATTGCGACTTCGAGGAGATGATGAAGACCACTGTGCGCAGTAGTTTCACCAATCAAGGACAGATCTGCTTATGCGGCTCGCGGATCCTGGTGCAACGGGGGATCTATGACCGCTTCCGTGACGAATTCGTGAAGCGTGTAACCGCATTGAAGGTCGGTGATCCTGCCGATGCGAAAAGCGACCTCGGCGCTGTGGTATCGCAACCGCACATGGAGAAGGTGCTGGAACATATCCGCATTGCGAAAGAAGAAGGAGGCACGATCCTGTGTGGCGGTGAACGCATTGTACTGGAAGGCGAACTGAAGAATGGTTGGTACATCGCACCTACTGTCATTGAAGGGCTTGGGCCTCAATGCCGAACCAATCAAGAAGAGATCTTTGGTCCGGTAGTGACCATTCAACCGTTCGATTCTGATGCGGACGCAGTTGCCATGGCGAACAGCACGCCATACGGTCTTGCCAGTGTTGTGTGGACCCAGGATGTGAAACGAAGTCACCGCGTTGCGCGGAACATCAACGCCGGGATCGTGTGGGTGAATTGTTGGATGATCCGTGATCTGCGCACCCCGTTCGGCGGTACCAAGCAAAGTGGCGTGGGGCGCGAGGGCGGTGTGGATGCGCTGCGCTTCTTTACCGAAGCGAAGAACGTCTGCATCCGACTATGA
- the ppk1 gene encoding polyphosphate kinase 1 codes for MINEATLRSVHAYVRRWFTRNMPEHMVFHDLEHTLSVARAAIGIGVGMRLTTEELAELECAALFHDTGYAWAYEGHEEHSADLAELFLTKKAVDKRTIAKIRSLIMATKYTATPRTVPQKVMRDADSAKAGQIDFAEKSEQLRMELEVIRKNKLTPAAWIKENLNYLEAHRFLTPFAKERYGEQKRLNLEVLRAESRKPAKSRKPTEVVNEKYFDRDLSWLSFNDRVLQEAKDPNTPLLERINFLAIYSNNLDEFYSVRVAGLRSLLKLKKTDRKVWEVPPDDLVERLNQKAILQQREFGALYRETLLPALAKNGIRILNEKEISTKQRKKVLAVFNKDIAPLLQTAAVREGNEPFIEDRKLYFACRLLKKGKQNERLVLLNIPSDRMDRFVRLPSNGKRTDLLFLDDAVRIGMSSLFKEHKVLGAYAIKLSRDAELYLDEEFDGNVKDKVRKSLRKRTTGVPARFLYDSSIPATTLSMLRSLLGLGKQDLVPGGRYHNFSDLMNLPVKGHGKLRNVPWPPMMHPAILSSRSTFLAIAKQDLLWHYPYHDLGMLVHWIQKAAADPAVKHIAITLYRVAKESVICAALIDALHNGKKVTAFVEVQARFDEKANLYWGEALENAGACVMYSYENVKVHCKLLLIERTENKHRRRYAYLSTGNFNERTSKIYADSALLTAKPALTEEVAQVFRHLEDRSYSPQLKHLLLAPYALRSKMEALIDKEIELAQHGKYAEIMLKLNSLEDHALIRKLYDASNAGVKIRLIIRGICCLVPGIKGLSTNIKVISIVDRYLEHTRVYVFNNDGKKLIYMSSADWMGRNLDRRIEVAFPILDPDLKREILDLLKLQWNDRTKARLINAKQTNPYVGSRSKKHTQWAQLDTWKYLMAERERQ; via the coding sequence ATGATCAACGAGGCAACTCTCCGATCCGTGCATGCCTATGTGAGGCGTTGGTTCACACGGAACATGCCGGAACATATGGTCTTTCACGATCTTGAGCATACGCTATCGGTGGCGCGTGCTGCAATTGGGATCGGCGTTGGGATGCGCTTGACCACGGAGGAACTGGCGGAATTGGAATGTGCCGCACTGTTCCATGATACGGGCTATGCTTGGGCCTATGAAGGGCACGAAGAGCACAGCGCCGATCTGGCCGAACTGTTCCTCACTAAGAAAGCGGTAGACAAACGGACCATAGCGAAGATCCGTTCGTTGATCATGGCCACGAAGTACACCGCCACACCCCGCACCGTTCCGCAAAAAGTGATGCGCGATGCCGATTCAGCCAAAGCAGGCCAGATCGATTTCGCTGAAAAGAGCGAACAACTGCGCATGGAACTGGAGGTGATCCGAAAGAATAAGCTAACACCGGCGGCCTGGATCAAAGAGAACCTGAACTACTTGGAAGCCCATCGCTTCCTTACCCCATTCGCGAAGGAGCGTTACGGTGAACAAAAGCGGCTCAATCTCGAAGTGCTGCGTGCCGAAAGCCGAAAACCTGCCAAGAGCAGGAAACCAACGGAGGTGGTGAACGAAAAATACTTCGATCGCGACCTGAGCTGGCTCTCATTCAACGACCGTGTACTGCAAGAAGCGAAGGACCCGAACACACCGCTTTTGGAACGGATCAATTTCCTGGCCATCTACTCCAATAACCTGGACGAATTCTATAGCGTGCGCGTTGCTGGGCTTAGAAGCCTGCTCAAATTAAAGAAGACGGATCGGAAAGTATGGGAAGTGCCGCCGGATGATCTGGTGGAGCGGTTGAACCAAAAAGCGATACTGCAACAACGTGAGTTCGGTGCGTTGTACAGGGAAACCCTCTTACCCGCGTTGGCCAAGAACGGCATACGCATTCTGAACGAGAAGGAGATCTCAACCAAGCAACGGAAAAAAGTGCTTGCGGTATTCAACAAGGACATCGCCCCATTGCTCCAGACCGCAGCGGTACGGGAAGGGAATGAACCCTTCATCGAGGACCGCAAGCTTTATTTCGCATGCCGTTTGCTCAAAAAAGGGAAACAGAATGAACGGCTCGTGCTGCTTAACATTCCAAGCGACCGTATGGACCGGTTCGTTCGGTTACCATCAAACGGAAAACGGACGGACCTTTTGTTCTTGGATGATGCCGTGCGGATCGGTATGTCTTCATTGTTCAAGGAACATAAAGTTCTTGGAGCATATGCCATTAAACTCTCACGTGATGCTGAACTCTATCTGGACGAGGAGTTCGATGGCAATGTGAAGGACAAGGTGCGCAAAAGCCTACGTAAACGAACCACGGGGGTGCCTGCGCGTTTCCTTTATGACAGCTCCATACCAGCTACTACGCTGAGCATGCTGCGCTCATTACTTGGACTTGGCAAACAGGACCTTGTGCCTGGTGGGCGTTATCACAACTTCAGCGACCTGATGAACTTGCCCGTTAAAGGGCATGGTAAACTTCGCAATGTGCCTTGGCCGCCTATGATGCACCCGGCCATATTGTCCTCACGCAGCACATTCCTTGCCATAGCAAAGCAGGATCTACTGTGGCATTACCCGTATCACGATCTCGGTATGCTGGTTCACTGGATCCAAAAGGCCGCCGCTGATCCAGCAGTTAAACACATCGCGATAACACTGTACCGCGTGGCAAAGGAATCGGTGATCTGCGCAGCTTTGATCGATGCGTTGCACAACGGAAAGAAGGTGACCGCATTCGTTGAGGTACAAGCGCGGTTCGATGAAAAGGCCAACCTCTACTGGGGTGAAGCGTTGGAAAATGCCGGGGCGTGTGTGATGTACAGTTACGAGAATGTTAAGGTGCATTGCAAGCTCTTGCTGATCGAACGGACAGAGAACAAGCATCGCAGGCGCTATGCATACTTGAGCACGGGTAATTTCAATGAACGCACATCCAAGATCTATGCGGATAGTGCCCTGCTTACAGCCAAACCGGCCTTGACCGAGGAAGTAGCGCAGGTGTTCCGCCACTTGGAAGATCGCAGCTATAGCCCACAATTGAAACATTTATTGCTTGCCCCGTATGCTCTCCGCAGTAAAATGGAAGCGTTGATCGACAAAGAGATCGAGCTTGCACAACATGGCAAATACGCAGAGATCATGCTCAAGCTCAATAGCTTGGAAGACCATGCACTGATCCGCAAACTATACGATGCAAGCAATGCGGGCGTAAAGATCCGTCTGATCATACGCGGTATCTGCTGTCTGGTACCGGGTATCAAAGGGCTTAGCACGAACATTAAGGTCATCAGTATTGTGGACCGTTACCTGGAACATACACGGGTGTATGTATTCAACAACGATGGCAAGAAGTTGATCTACATGAGCAGCGCCGATTGGATGGGCCGTAATCTGGATCGCCGGATCGAAGTGGCCTTCCCCATTCTTGACCCGGACCTGAAGAGGGAGATACTCGATCTCCTGAAGTTGCAATGGAATGACCGGACCAAAGCGCGCCTGATCAATGCCAAACAGACCAACCCGTATGTTGGTTCAAGGTCCAAGAAGCATACGCAATGGGCCCAACTGGATACGTGGAAGTATTTGATGGCTGAACGGGAGCGTCAATAG
- a CDS encoding fructosamine kinase family protein, with the protein MSLSEDLKQDLIQNLREHINGSVVITDFAPLSGGSINDAYEVKTSAGSFFLKTNAADRHPSMFAAEADGLERLNATKSVRTPMVFGHGETDDTTWLLLEFIGDGERTPSFWHHFGKGLAQLHSNSHAQFGLERNNYIGSLEQINTQEKEWSTFFIQQRLEPLVKLARDKKRVEAGMAFRFERLYGKLNDLFPKEAPALLHGDLWHGNFMCDPESKPVLIDPAVYYGHREMDIAMLHLFGSVDPDLIEGYTAEKPLEKEWEKRTELCNLYPLLVHVNLFGGHYVQEVEKALGRWV; encoded by the coding sequence ATGTCCTTGTCCGAAGATCTTAAGCAAGACCTCATTCAGAATCTACGCGAACATATAAATGGTTCCGTGGTAATAACGGACTTCGCACCCTTGTCCGGCGGCAGCATCAATGACGCCTATGAAGTAAAGACCAGCGCTGGCAGCTTCTTCTTGAAGACCAATGCCGCGGATCGGCACCCCAGCATGTTTGCCGCAGAAGCGGATGGCCTGGAGCGGTTGAACGCTACAAAGTCTGTGCGCACTCCGATGGTTTTCGGTCATGGCGAAACGGATGATACCACATGGCTCTTGTTGGAATTTATTGGGGATGGTGAACGGACCCCTTCTTTCTGGCATCACTTCGGCAAAGGCCTTGCGCAATTGCACAGTAACTCGCATGCTCAGTTCGGACTGGAGCGCAACAACTACATCGGGTCGTTGGAGCAGATCAACACACAGGAAAAGGAATGGAGCACCTTCTTCATTCAACAGCGCTTGGAGCCGTTGGTGAAACTGGCACGCGACAAGAAACGCGTGGAAGCCGGAATGGCCTTCCGGTTCGAACGGCTCTATGGCAAACTGAATGATCTCTTTCCGAAAGAAGCCCCTGCGTTATTGCATGGCGATCTCTGGCACGGAAACTTCATGTGTGATCCAGAAAGTAAACCCGTGCTCATAGATCCGGCGGTGTACTACGGGCATCGCGAAATGGACATTGCGATGTTGCACTTGTTCGGCAGTGTGGATCCCGATCTTATTGAAGGCTACACTGCGGAAAAGCCCTTGGAGAAAGAGTGGGAAAAGCGCACGGAACTGTGCAACCTCTATCCCTTACTGGTCCACGTGAACCTGTTCGGTGGGCATTATGTACAGGAGGTGGAAAAGGCGCTAGGGCGTTGGGTTTGA
- a CDS encoding response regulator transcription factor, translating to MSEKIKLLLVEDDPNLGNLLAEYLRAKDHDVTLRTDGQQGWDAYAKGAYDLLILDVMMPVKDGFTLAREIRAKDQTTPIVFLTAKSMKQDTIQGFQLGADDYISKPFSMEELILRVDAVLRRTKGVTPKPEETNLYEVGNSSFEPRLQLLRTPAGERKLTTKESDLLGLLCANANELLERGEALTKVWGNDSYFNGRSMDVYIAKLRKYLRDDEALEIINVHGKGFRLITK from the coding sequence ATGTCCGAAAAGATCAAGCTTCTGTTGGTCGAAGATGACCCCAATCTCGGTAACCTCTTGGCCGAATACTTACGTGCGAAAGACCATGACGTAACCTTGCGCACCGACGGTCAACAAGGGTGGGATGCCTATGCGAAAGGCGCTTACGACCTGTTGATCCTTGATGTGATGATGCCTGTAAAGGACGGCTTCACCCTAGCGCGAGAGATCCGTGCGAAGGACCAGACAACGCCGATCGTGTTCCTCACTGCCAAGAGCATGAAGCAGGATACCATTCAAGGGTTTCAGCTTGGTGCGGATGATTATATCAGCAAACCCTTCAGCATGGAGGAACTGATATTACGCGTGGATGCAGTGTTGCGACGAACGAAAGGAGTTACCCCTAAGCCGGAGGAAACGAACCTCTATGAAGTGGGGAACAGTTCCTTCGAACCACGGCTTCAACTCCTACGGACTCCAGCCGGCGAACGCAAGCTCACCACCAAGGAGAGCGATCTGTTAGGGTTGTTGTGTGCCAATGCGAACGAGCTCTTGGAGCGCGGTGAAGCATTGACCAAAGTGTGGGGCAACGATAGTTATTTCAATGGCCGAAGTATGGATGTCTACATCGCAAAACTCCGCAAGTACCTGCGAGATGATGAGGCTTTGGAGATCATCAACGTACACGGAAAGGGATTCCGATTGATAACCAAGTAG
- a CDS encoding cupin-like domain-containing protein — protein MHAFCVPSHYFYHFKTNKWRSGRVAEGEITQKEFYNEYWKKGIPLVFTEASRVWKATGTFTPDFFRENFADRPTNVDGTDYTMAEIMDLVEGKDTSRKVPYPCKYHIRGSLPELAGHMDPLDLGYARPNWLESRWFQRGNWGNATELFIGGPGGQFPYIHIDYYWLSAWINQLYGEKEFTVYPREQAHMMYPDPNDPWKSLINDPENPDYDRFPLFKGVTPYKFTIKAGESLYVPFGLWHTARSLTTTMSVAYDLMNAENFMPFLSEVWNFRKGGNKFKAAAITGYAAMAGALCKIEDVIGVQRKSDKA, from the coding sequence TTGCACGCATTTTGCGTACCAAGCCACTACTTTTATCACTTCAAAACGAACAAATGGAGATCAGGACGTGTCGCCGAAGGCGAGATCACCCAAAAGGAATTCTACAACGAATACTGGAAAAAGGGCATCCCGTTGGTCTTTACAGAGGCCAGCCGAGTATGGAAAGCAACCGGAACATTCACTCCTGATTTCTTCCGCGAGAATTTTGCCGACCGTCCCACCAACGTGGATGGTACGGATTACACCATGGCAGAGATCATGGACCTGGTAGAGGGTAAGGATACATCCCGTAAGGTGCCTTATCCGTGCAAGTATCACATTCGCGGTTCTTTGCCTGAACTGGCTGGTCACATGGATCCGTTGGATCTGGGTTATGCACGCCCGAACTGGTTGGAGAGCCGTTGGTTCCAGCGCGGCAACTGGGGCAATGCTACCGAGCTGTTCATCGGTGGTCCCGGCGGTCAGTTCCCGTACATCCACATCGACTATTACTGGCTCAGTGCATGGATCAATCAGTTGTATGGCGAAAAGGAATTCACCGTTTACCCACGCGAGCAGGCACACATGATGTACCCGGATCCGAACGATCCGTGGAAGTCACTGATCAACGATCCAGAGAACCCGGACTACGATCGGTTCCCGTTGTTCAAGGGTGTAACGCCTTACAAGTTCACCATCAAGGCCGGAGAGTCGTTATACGTTCCGTTCGGATTGTGGCACACAGCGCGCTCGCTCACTACCACCATGTCGGTGGCCTATGATCTGATGAACGCGGAGAACTTCATGCCGTTCCTAAGTGAGGTATGGAACTTCAGAAAAGGAGGCAATAAGTTCAAGGCCGCTGCGATCACGGGTTATGCCGCAATGGCTGGCGCGTTGTGCAAGATCGAAGATGTGATCGGCGTGCAGCGCAAGAGTGATAAGGCGTAG